From one Sylvia atricapilla isolate bSylAtr1 chromosome 17, bSylAtr1.pri, whole genome shotgun sequence genomic stretch:
- the SFI1 gene encoding protein SFI1 homolog isoform X4 produces MTFGQVLPSKARCFYDQKILQKAFGEWKEQWTVCREKRLSLRADNHYRRLLLNLIFKAWRDYVCQQQGKRNKYYVAESHAKRQTLLRTWQHWLLYVGVQRTKHGMQSVALGFRERSCLRISWAVWRRQQYQKCSGRKMNILALQHWAQSLQFRAWLQWRELYLYTQNEKQKDTRAVTHHQHWELRRCVGAWLGYLNLHRVKKRQNELAQEFHRSRALRRCFSNWQLSWECRRRAQAHQRDLEKQAARIALWRAFAHWKHYVVLCVEEAQQCELAEKHYKCHLLELGLKGLQQNVLGSRLQRMRANLSSRQHRVTVLQKYWNLWKSHLEEKEEEQQQALTSVAHARYRRVLMRQVFDKWLVKACKLQEYRMGEKRAVLHFQRQLLHRFWRCWRSRTAARLEQQQGLVRAGHHYSNQLLLKAFSLWKQKAQERETERLKEAEALRFHCSKCLQQTWNKWREYVEHQREKWRKLVQADLHYRHVLLGKTLAAWKIYQQNIQCILYQVAEKEKQHTQLLLRQALCTWRQNALALVHESKAATLADEHYRRAILSKVLLQWRDTAWLRACHRHLKVTAVLEARKHLDLVHLQSLFLHWKELMRESLMLRAQHHRAAQHHQQHLLQKYLMKWKHYHQQCLGKKLLQRKGDELMTHRLCSASFSCWKTRLLQKQWEKQQTVQALWHWSLSVQRKVFDAWLRFAKGQQEKKDGIEKVPGIHHTTPLREGVTHALRNTAGIPQLQGQLHTQQQLEKQVTFKRPDVSLETRGHSSEEEPWPLKCRHLPLHPAEGGSVLRGLNAIQQARLPPQKPDFPLESLESKELLGPPFTRSELPLQQTSVNKCPAQTGNLMQTPHMEESTYKCLSQMGKAAHPHPSLACASLPPWTQDMHWAGQGPELWSSASFMSQMKAGSEERGGQPVNGHKGAHSQDSQQNSVEKKLQPHLLSPEDLVGKGSHQTAVAGKKREHSSREEMMLERKVEIELRHIQQQMQYYYSRKQELRCCQQQAQILQQWLETSTQPGAQHGMQGVQEELGQLQVRISTLSKAQLAERHHVQALLARLRDIQLALDL; encoded by the exons ATGACATTTGGACAAGTCCTCCCTTCCAAAGCCAG ATGCTTTTATGATCAGAAGATTcttcaaaaagcttttggagAGTGGAAGGAGCAGTGGACAGTTTGCAGAGAAAAGAGGCTCAGCCTCAGAGCAGACAACCATTACAG gcGTTTACTCCTTAATTTGATATTCAAGGCTTGGAGAGACTATGTATGCCAacagcagggaaagaggaaCAAGTATTATGTTGCAGAGTCTCATG CAAAGAGGCAAACTCTGCTCAGGacctggcagcactggctgctttATGTTGGTGTTCAAAGGACAAAACATGGGATGCAGTCTGTGGCTCTGGGATTCAGGGAAAGAAGCTGTTTGCG CATTTCATGGGCAGTGTGGAGAAGACAACAGTACCAGAAATGCTCTGGACGTAAAATGAATATtttggctctgcagcactgggccCAGAGCCTGCAGTTTCGA GCTTGGTTGCAGTGGCGAGAGCTGTATTTATACACCCAGAATGAGAAGCAGAAGGACACCAGGGCAGTAACTCACCATCAGCACTGGGAATTGAGGAGATGTGTGGGAGCATGGCTGGGATACCTGAACCTGCACAGAGTAAAGAAACGCCAGAATG AGCTGGCCCAAGAGTTCCACCGAAGCAGGGCACTCCGGAGGTGCTTCTCCAATTGGCAGCTGTCATGGGAGTGCAGGAGAAGAGCGCAGGCTCACCAAAGGGACCTGGAAAAACAAGCTGCAAGGATTGCCTTATGGAGAGCCTTTGCACACTGGAAGCATT ATGTTGTGCTGTGTGTGGAAGAGGCTCAGCAGTGTGAGCTGGCTGAAAAGCACTACAAGTGTCACCTGTTG GAACTTGGCCTTAAGGGTCTTCAGCAGAATGTCCTGGGCTCTCGTCTTCAGCGAATGAGAGCAAACCTGTCATCCCGTCAGCATCGAGTTACA gtgCTGCAGAAGTACTGGAACCTTTGGAAGTCCCAtttggaagagaaggaggaagaacagcagcaggcCTTAACATCAGTGGCTCATGCCCGCTATAG GAGGGTGTTGATGAGGCAGGTGTTTGACAAATGGCTGGTGAAGGCCTGCAAGCTGCAAGAGTATCGAATGGGAGAGAAGAGG GCTGTCCTTCATTTCCAAAGGCAGCTCTTGCACCGCTTCTGGCGCTGCTGGCGCAGCAGAACAGCTGCACgtttggagcagcagcagggcttggTTCGTGCAGGACATCACTACAGtaaccagctgctgctgaaggccTTCTCTCTGTGGAAACAGAAGGCTcaggagagagaaacaga gAGGCTGAAAGAGGCAGAAGCTTTAAGATTTCACTGTTCAAAGTGTCTGCAGCAGACTTGGAACAAGTGGAGAGAG TACGTGGAACATCAGCGCGAGAAGTGGAGGAAGTTGGTGCAAGCAGACCTGCACTATCGACATGTGTTGCTGGGCAAGACCTTGGCAGCTTGGAAG atttaccAACAAAACATCCAGTGCATTCTATATCAAGTGGCtgagaaggagaagcagcacacTCAACTGCTGCTGCG ACAGGCGCTGTGTACGTGGAGACAAAATGCCCTTGCTCTTGTACATGAATCCAAGGCAGCTACTCTGGCAGATGAGCACTACAGGAGAGCAATCCTGTCAAAG gtgctgctgcagtggagagACACTGCCTGGCTACGAGCCTGTCACCGCCATCTGAAGGtgacagctgtgctggaggccAGAAAACACTTGGATTTAG TGCATTTACAGAGCCTGTTTCTTCACTGGAAGGAATTAATGAGGGAGTCTCTGATGCTGAGGGCTCAGCAccacagggcagcacagcaccaccagcagcacctgctccaGAAGTACCTGATGAAATGGAAACATTATCATCAGCAGTGCCTTGGGAAGAAG ctgctgcagagaaagggaGATGAACTAATGACTCATAGACTTTGCTCTGCATCCTTCTCTTGCTGGAAAACTCGG CTGTTGCAGAAGcaatgggaaaagcagcagacagTGCAAGCACTGTGGCACTGGTCCCTTTCAGTGCAGAGAAAG GTATTTGATGCTTGGCTCAGGTTTGccaaggggcagcaggagaagaaagatgGCATTGAAAAAGTCCCAGGAATTCACCACACAACTCCTTTGAGAGAAGGTGTAACCCATGCCTTGAGAAACACTGCTGGcatcccacagctgcagggacagctccatacccagcagcagctggag AAGCAAGTGACATTTAAAAGGCCTGATGTTAGTCTTGAGACAAGAGGACATTCATCAGAGGAAGAGCCGTGGCCTTTAAAGTGCAGACATCTACCACTTCACCCTGCTGAGGGGGGCTCAGTTCTCCGTGGCCT aaatgccATTCAACAAGCCAGGTTACCACCACAGAAGCCTGACTTTCCTCTGGAATCTCTAGAGAGCAAGGAACTGCTGGGGCCTCCTTTTACTAG GTCAGAGCTTCCCCTTCAGCAAACATCTGTGAATAAATGTCCTGCACAGACTGGAAACTTAATGCAGACACCTCACATGGAAGAAAGTACCTATAAATGTCTATCCCAGATGGGCAAAGCTGctcatccccatccctctcTGGCTTGTGCTTCTCTCCCCCCGTGGACACAGGACATGcactgggctgggcaggggccaGAGCTGTGGTCTTCTGCATCTTTCATGTCCCAGATGAAAGCTGGCTCAGAAGAG AGAGGAGGTCAACCTGTGAATGGTCACAAAGGAGCCCATTCCCAAGACTCTCAACAGAATTCTGTGGAGAAGAAGTTGCAGCCACATTTGCTGTCACCTGAAGACTTGGTGGGGAAAGGGAGTCACCAGACTGCAG TTGCAGGGAAAAAGAGGGAGCACAGTTCTAGAGAAGAAATGATGTTGGAGAGAAAGGTGGAAATTGAACTCCGACATATCCAGCAGCAGATGCAGTACTACTACAGCAGGAAGCAGGAACTCAG gtgctgtcagcagcaggcacagattctgcagcagtggctggaaaCGAGCACACAACCAGGAGCCCAACATGGTATGCAAGGAGTTCAGGAAGAATTGGGTCAG CTGCAGGTGAGGATCAGCACTCTCTCCAAAGCACAGCTGGCTGAGAGACACCACGTGCAGGCCCTGCTGGCCCGCCTGCGAGACATCCAGCTGGCCCTGGATCTGTAG